Proteins from a genomic interval of Neovison vison isolate M4711 chromosome 4, ASM_NN_V1, whole genome shotgun sequence:
- the LRRN3 gene encoding leucine-rich repeat neuronal protein 3 → MKDMPLRIHVLLGLAITTLVQAVDKKADCPQLCTCEIRPWFTPRSIYMEASTVDCNDLGLLNFPARLPADTQILLLQTNNIAKIEYSIDFPVNLTGLDLSQNNLSSVTNINVKKMPQLLSVYLEENKLTELPEKCLSGLSNLQELYINHNLLSTISPGAFIGLHNLLRLHLNSNRLQMINSKWFDALPNLEILMIGENPIIRIKDMNFKPLINLRSLVIAGINLTEIPDNALAGLENLESISFYDNRLIKVPHVALQKAINLKFLDLNKNPINRIRRGDFSNMLHLKELGINNMPELISIDNLAVDNLPDLRKIEATNNPRLSYIHPNAFFRLPKLESLMLNSNALSALYHGTVESLPNLKEISIHSNPIRCDCVIRWINMNKTNIRFMEPDSLFCVDPPEFQGQNVRQVHFREMMEICLPLIAPESFPSNLDLESGSYVSLHCRATAEPQPEIYWITPSGQKLLPNTLKDKFYVHSEGTLDINDITPTEGGLYTCIATNLVGADLKSVMIKVDGSFPQDNNESLNIKIKDVQANSVLVSWKASSKILKSSVKWTAFVKTEHSHAAQSARIPSDIKVYNLTHLNPSTEYRICIDIPTIYQKTRKQCVNVTTKGVDPDGKEYEKSNTTTFMACLGGFLGIIGVICLFSCLSQEMNCDGGHGYMRNYVQKPTFTFSELYPPLINLWETGKEKSTALEVKATVIGVPTNMS, encoded by the coding sequence ATGAAGGACATGCCACTCCGAATTCATGTGCTACTTGGCCTAGCTATCACTACACTAGTACAAGCTGTAGATAAAAAAGCGGATTGCCCACAATTATGTACATGTGAAATCAGGCCTTGGTTTACACCCAGATCCATTTATATGGAAGCATCTACAGTGGACTGTAATGATTTAGGTCTTTTAAATTTCCCAGCCAGATTGCCTGCTGACACACAGATTCTGCTCCTACAGACTAACAATATTGCAAAAATTGAATACTCCATAGACTTTCCAGTAAACCTCACCGGCCTGGACTTATCTCAAAACAATTTATCTTCAGTCACCAATATTAATGTAAAAAAGATGCCTCAGCTTCTTTCTGTgtatttagaggaaaacaaactaacTGAGCTGCCTGAAAAATGTCTTTCTGGACTGAGCAACTTACAAGAACTCTATATTAATCACAACTTGCTTTCTACAATTTCACCCGGAGCCTTTATTGGCCTCCATAATCTTCTTCGACTTCATCTCAATTCAAATAGATTGCAGATGATCAACAGTAAGTGGTTTGATGCTCTCCCCAATCTGGAGATCCTGATGATTGGGGAAAATCCAATCATCAGAATCAAAGACATGAACTTTAAGCCGCTTATCAATCTTCGCAGCCTGGTTATAGCTGGTATAAACCTGACGGAAATACCAGATAATGCCTTGGCTGGACTTGAAAACTTAGAAAGCATCTCTTTTTATGACAACAGGCTTATTAAAGTGCCCCATGTTGCTCTCCAGAAAGCTATAAACCTCAAATTCTTGGATCTAAATAAAAATCCCATTAATAGAATACGGAGGGGTGATTTCAGCAATATGCTACACTTAAAAGAGTTGGGAATAAATAATATGCCTGAGCTGATTTCCATCGACAATCTTGCTGTGGATAACCTGCcagatttaagaaaaatagaagctACAAACAACCCACGGTTGTCTTACATTCACCCAAATGCATTTTTCAGGCTACCCAAGCTGGAATCACTGATGCTCAACAGCAACGCCCTTAGTGCCCTCTACCATGGTACAGTTGAGTCTCTGCCAAACCTCAAGGAGATCAGCATACACAGCAATCCCATCAGGTGTGACTGCGTCATCCGTTGGATTAATATGAACAAAACTAACATTCGATTCATGGAGCCAGACTCACTATTCTGTGTGGACCCACCTGAATTCCAAGGCCAAAATGTTCGGCAGGTGCATTTCAGGGAAATGATGGAAATCTGTCTCCCTCTTATAGCTCCTGAGAGCTTTCCTTCTAATCTGGATTTAGAATCTGGGAGCTATGTTTCCTTGCATTGCAGAGCTACTGCAGAGCCACAGCCTGAAATCTACTGGATAACACCTTCTGGTCAAAAACTCTTACCTAATACTCTGAAAGACAAGTTCTATGTCCATTCTGAAGGCACACTAGATATAAATGACATAACTCCAACAGAAGGGGGTCTATATACTTGTATAGCAACTAACCTGGTTGGTGCTGACTTGAAGTCTGTTATGATCAAAGTAGATGGTTCTTTTCCCCAGGATAACAATGAatccttaaatattaaaataaaagatgttcaGGCCAATTCAGTTCTCGTGTCTTGGAAAGCAAGTTCTAAAATTCTCAAATCCAGTGTTAAGTGGACTGCATTTGTCAAGACTGAACATTCCCATGCTGCCCAGAGTGCCCGAATACCATCTGATATCAAGGTATATAATCTTACTCATCTGAACCCATCAACTGAGTACAGAATTTGTATTGATATCCCCACCATCTatcaaaaaaccagaaaacaatgtGTAAATGTCACCACAAAAGGTGTGGACCCTGatggaaaagaatatgaaaagagtAACACCACAACCTTTATGGCCTGCCTTGGAGGCTTTCTGGGGATTATTGGTGTGATATGTCTTTTCAGTTGCCTCTCACAAGAAATGAATTGTGATGGCGGACATGGCTATATGAGGAATTACGTACAGAAACCAACCTTCACATTCAGTGAGCTTTACCCTCCTCTTATCAACCTCTGGGaaacaggcaaagaaaaaagTACAGCACTGGAAGTGAAAGCAACTGTTATAGGTGTGCCAACAAATATGTCCTAA